CGGATCGCCTCCCGCGCCCGCTCGAGCGCGGCGGCGAACCGGCGGCGCGCGAACGGCTTCAGGAGGTAGTCCAGCGAGTTCACCTCGAACGCCCGCACCGCATACTCGTCGTACGCCGTGGTGAAGACGACCCTCGGCACGTGGCGCACGCGCCGCAGGACCTCGAAGCCGTCGGCCTCGGGCATCTGGACGTCGAGGAAGCAGAGGTCCGGCCGCTCGCGGTCGATGAGGGCCACGGCGGACTTCCCGTCGGCGGCCTCGCCGACCACCTCGACGTCGGGGTGCTCCTCGAGCAGCCGGCGGATCCGGTCCCGCGCCGGCTTCTCGTCGTCGACGATCGCGGCCCTCAAGGTCATCCCGCGATCACCTCCGCCTCGGCCGCGCCCCCCGGCTCGCCGCCGGCCGACTTCTCGGGCGCCGCGGGCATCGTCAGCCGTGCGATCGCGCCCCGTCCCGAGGGACCGGGTTCGAGGACGAGGGAGGCACGCCCCGGATAGCACGCGGCGAGACGCTGACCGACGTTGGCGAGCCCGTGTCCGTCCCGGACCGCGGGGACGGCCGTAGGGTCGAGACCCGCGCCGTCGTCGGCGACCTCGACGGACAGCGTGCCGTCGCGGACGCGGGCGCGGATGACCACGGTTCCGCCCGCTCCGACGGGCGCGATCCCGTGTCCGACCGCGTTCTCCACCAGCGGTTGGAGAATCAGGCCGGGGAGGCGCACCGAGCGGGCCTCCGGTTCCACGTCCCAGACCACGTTGAGCCGGTCGCCGTACCTCGCTCGCTCGATGTCGAGGTACCCCGCGACGAACTCCAGCTCTTCCTCGAGCGGCACCGGCCCCGCGTCGGCCACCCGGAACGTGTAGCGGAACAGGTCGGCGAGCGTCTGCACCACCTCGTCGGCCTGGCCCGGATCCTCCTCCAAGAGGGACGAGATCGTGTTGAGCGTGTTGAAGAAGAAGTGCGGGTTGATCCGCGCCTGCAGCGCGGACAGCTCGGCCCTCGCCGCTGCCTCCTTGAGGTGGGCCTCGACGAGCCGGACCTCCTCGACCTCACGCAGCGTCGCCTGGAGCCTCCACCTCAGGGTTTCGTAGGCGTGGACCATGCCGCCGATGACCAGGGCCAGGAGGCCGTTGATCGCGCCGATCGCCAGCGTCTGCCGGAGGTCGCGCAGGACGAAGAGAGGGAAGAAGTAGAGGACGATCGCGGTGCCGGCGATCGACCCCGAAAGGAGCGCGAGCCCCAGCAGGGCGAGTCGTGCCGCCGGCGCCAGGCCTCTGAGCCGCGGGTACAGGACCACCGACGCGATGAGCACCGTGAAGCCGACCACGTTGCCGAAGAGGATGCTGATCCACAGGACCGTGGGCTCGAATCCTCCCTCGCGGAACGCGCCCACGGCGAGGCCCGTGGCGGTCCCGGCGGCGGTGTTGCTCGCAGCCCAGAGCGGGACTTGCAGCGCGAGGGGGAAGCCGTCGCGGCGGGTCATGTCGCGCGCGCGAGGACCAGGGTGACGTCGTCGTGCGGCGGGCGGCCGCGTCGCCAGAGCGTCACTTTCTCGAGCACGGCCCAGAGGATCTCCTCGAGGTTCCGGTCGCGGTTCTCGGTCAGGATCCGGAGCAGCCGCTCCTCGCCGAACTCCTGTTCCTCCGCGTCCGGCGCCTCGATGACCCCGTCGGTGCAGAGGGCGAGGAGGTCCCCCTCCCGCAGCACGCACCTCCCCTCGCCGTAACGTGCGTCGCCGATGAGCCCGATCGGGAGCCCGCCCTCCGAGAGGCGCGTCGCGCCGTCCTGTCCCAGGTGCAGCGGGGGGTAGTGCCCGGCGTTGCTGTAGGTGAGCGTCCGAGACCGCCCGTCGTAGTCGCCGTAGAACATCGTGGCGTAACGGGAGGCCGACGTGGAGCGGAGCAGCATCTCGTTCAGCCGCCGGTTGATCTCGCAGGGAGCGAGCGTCGGAAGGGCGAGGCTCCGCACCGAGGCCTGTAGGCCCGCCATCAGGAGCGCGGCCGGGATCCCCTTACCGGAGACGTCCGCGATCACGAGCCCCACCCGGTCCTCCGCGAACGGCAGGAAGTCGTAGAGGTCGCCCCCGACCCCCACCGCCGGCAGGCACGCTCCGGCGAGCTGCAGTCCTCGGATCTGCGGGACCGACCGCGGGAGCAGCTCCCGCTGGACTTCGCGGGCGATGGCCAGATCCCGCTCCATCGCCTCCTTGTCGCGCAGCACGCGGTACGACTCCTCGATCTGCCGCCTCATCGAGTCGTAGGTGTGCAGGGCGATGCCGACGATGACGGCGAACGCGCCGTTCAGGAGCACGATGACCGCGACGGTCTTGGGCCGCGCGAGGGAGTACAGCGGCTGCGTCGCCAGGATCGCTACCGAGCCGAACACCGTGCCCGACAGCAGCGTGAGCACCTGGAGCGCCAGGCGCACCGCGATCGGGAGACGGGCGAAGTAGGGGAAGACGAGCCGCGCGGACGCGAGCGCGGTGAACCCGACCACCTCGGCGAAGAGGACGCTCTGTCGCAGCAGCGGAAGGAGCTCGGGCACCCCCCGCGTGAACGCGATCCCGAATCCGACCACCGCGCCGATCGCGGTCCAGCCCGCCGCCCAGGCCACCAGGAACCGGTACGGAGGGGCGGCCGAAGGCGTCAGGCCCGAGGCGACCAGCGCCGACGGCGCGAGCGCCGACGGCACCTCGGCGTTCGCGGAGGTCGGGATCGCCTGAGCGGTCTCGGTCATTCCGTGCTCCGTGAGACCGGTCCCCACATGCCCATGATACGCTCGGCGACCCCGCCGGGCTTCGTCTCGATGGTAACGGTTTCGTCGGTCAGTTCAGGCCGGGCCCGCCGTCGTCGGTCGAACGGAGCGCCTTGAGGCGCAGGACCCGCGTTAGGATGTCGTCGAGCAGCGCCGAGGCGCGGCGGTGCCTCTCCCTGAGGTCGCCCTCCTCGAGGAGCGATTGCCGCACTGCGGGCTCCACCGGGAGATTCGCGCAGGCGCCGTTGACCGCGGTCTCGAACGGGATGCGATCGTCCAGCACGGCGCTCGCATCCGTCCGGTCCGTCAACTCCCGCATCAGGCAGCCGTGGGAGGCGAGGAGGTCGAGCTTTGCCGCGTGGATCGACGGCTCCGACTCGTCCACCGCCGACTCGGCGAGCGGCTGCACCCGGACCAGCCGGTACGGCTTCGACCCGACGACCTCCCCGAACGCCACGCGCTGGAGCCCGACGAGTCGCAGATTGAACTTGCCGTCCGGGAGGCGCTCCAAGTCCTCGATCCGACCGAGGGTCCCGGTCTCGTGGAACGCGGGCTCCCCCTCGTAGCTCGCCTCCCATCCCGGCCGCAGCAGCGCCACCGCGATCAGGCCCTCGCTGGCGACCGCGTCTCGCACCATCGCCCGGTAGCGCGGCTCGAACACGTGGAGAGGGAGGATCGTGCGCGGGAAGAACACGACGCCGGGAAGCGGGAAGACCGGTACCAGCCCGGAAGGCGACACGCACTCGGGAGCCGGTGGCGCCGCAGGCCGGGGAGGCTTCATGCGGCGATTATACGGTCAGAGGCCGGCGGGCCTGCGTGCGACGATCCCGGCGATCGCCCGAGCCGGCCTCCCCGGTCCCGCGGGCTCGACCTCCTCGCGGAGGCGCAGGATCTCCCAGTCGTCGAACACCTGCTTGAGCTCTCCCGGCCTCAACAGGTGGGCGGGATCGATCGGCCGGCCGAGGCGAGTGTGCTCCGTCGTGTACGTCTGGAAGACGACCACGCCGCCGGCCTTGAGCCCCTCGCGGATGTCGTTGAACAGCGGCCGGTGCAGGAAGTTGAACACCGCGATCACGTCGTACGTCTCGAGGGGGATGATGTAGGTCCCGTCCTCGACGTTCCCGACGACGCCTCGAATCGGCGCGCCGAGCCTGCGCGCCGCCGAGCGCGCCACCCGCACGGCGTCCGGGTCGACGTCGACGCCGTCCACGTCGAATCCCCGGGTGGCGAG
This sequence is a window from Terriglobia bacterium. Protein-coding genes within it:
- a CDS encoding histidine kinase, with amino-acid sequence MTRRDGFPLALQVPLWAASNTAAGTATGLAVGAFREGGFEPTVLWISILFGNVVGFTVLIASVVLYPRLRGLAPAARLALLGLALLSGSIAGTAIVLYFFPLFVLRDLRQTLAIGAINGLLALVIGGMVHAYETLRWRLQATLREVEEVRLVEAHLKEAAARAELSALQARINPHFFFNTLNTISSLLEEDPGQADEVVQTLADLFRYTFRVADAGPVPLEEELEFVAGYLDIERARYGDRLNVVWDVEPEARSVRLPGLILQPLVENAVGHGIAPVGAGGTVVIRARVRDGTLSVEVADDGAGLDPTAVPAVRDGHGLANVGQRLAACYPGRASLVLEPGPSGRGAIARLTMPAAPEKSAGGEPGGAAEAEVIAG
- a CDS encoding PP2C family protein-serine/threonine phosphatase encodes the protein MTETAQAIPTSANAEVPSALAPSALVASGLTPSAAPPYRFLVAWAAGWTAIGAVVGFGIAFTRGVPELLPLLRQSVLFAEVVGFTALASARLVFPYFARLPIAVRLALQVLTLLSGTVFGSVAILATQPLYSLARPKTVAVIVLLNGAFAVIVGIALHTYDSMRRQIEESYRVLRDKEAMERDLAIAREVQRELLPRSVPQIRGLQLAGACLPAVGVGGDLYDFLPFAEDRVGLVIADVSGKGIPAALLMAGLQASVRSLALPTLAPCEINRRLNEMLLRSTSASRYATMFYGDYDGRSRTLTYSNAGHYPPLHLGQDGATRLSEGGLPIGLIGDARYGEGRCVLREGDLLALCTDGVIEAPDAEEQEFGEERLLRILTENRDRNLEEILWAVLEKVTLWRRGRPPHDDVTLVLARAT
- a CDS encoding LON peptidase substrate-binding domain-containing protein codes for the protein MKPPRPAAPPAPECVSPSGLVPVFPLPGVVFFPRTILPLHVFEPRYRAMVRDAVASEGLIAVALLRPGWEASYEGEPAFHETGTLGRIEDLERLPDGKFNLRLVGLQRVAFGEVVGSKPYRLVRVQPLAESAVDESEPSIHAAKLDLLASHGCLMRELTDRTDASAVLDDRIPFETAVNGACANLPVEPAVRQSLLEEGDLRERHRRASALLDDILTRVLRLKALRSTDDGGPGLN